Sequence from the Euzebyales bacterium genome:
GCGATCGGCGTGCTCGGCGGCCCGGCACACCGGCCCTCAACCGGCGATCGTCGGGAACCGCTTGGGGGACGCCGGGTCGGTCATGTCCGTGCGGTACCAGCTGTGGCCGCCGATGTCTCCGCGGCGTACGAAGACCCCGAAGACAGGGCCGCCCTCGGTGCGGATCGCGTGGCTGGTGTCGCTCGGCAGGACGACGACGGCGCCGGGGTCGTGTGCAACGAACGACGCGTCGGCGCCGACCTGGAATGCCTGCCGGCCCGCCAGCACCACGTAGACCTCGTCGGCCGGGTGCGCGTGCGCCGGGTAGCGCATGCAGGGCCCGTACAGGTACAGCCCGACGATCAGGCTGTCGTGTGCCAGCCGCCCTTCGGGGCCGATCCCCTCCGCGCACGAGAACAGCGAAAGGAACGGTCGACTCCAGTCGTCCTCGCCGTAGAACTCGGTCCAGTGCACCTCGGCGAAGCAGCGCACGGCGAAGGCGTGAAGGTCCGCGATCCCGTTCGACGGCGGCTGGGTGAACACCATCGGCGCGTACTGCAGGGCGCGGACCGGCCCTCCCGGGCGACGCTGACGCGGGAGCGACGCCGTCGAGGCATCCGTCAGGTCGTCGGCGACGCATCCGATCAGGTGCGGGTCGGTGGCGTCGTCGAACCCCTGGTCACGCAGGTGCTGCGCGACCTTGGCGGCGAGCGTCTGGAGCGGATGGGTGCCTTCCACGGTGCGTCCGAGCGTCGTCGTGCGGCCCCACGATGGCACCGGACGTCCTGTCGTTCAGTGTCGGGGCGAGCCGGAATCATCGCGACGTCGTGCGTCCGATGCCGCTCCCGGCCGACGCGACGGTCCAACGCGGGGTGGGACTAGGATCATCGGTGATCACCGGCGTGCACGGAGGTGGGAGCTGGTGGCTGACGCGGTCGACGACGGCGAGGCCCTGTTCTGGGACCTCGCGGAAGAGCTGTACGGCGATCCCGCGGTCACGCGCGGCACGATGATGGGCCACCCGTGCCTGCGGGTGGATGGCGCATTCTTCGCGACCTTGCGCCGGGAGACCGGCGACCTCGTCGTCAAGCTGCCACGGGACCGCGTCGCGGCCATGGTCGAGGAGGGCAGCGGCGCGCCGTTCGCGCCGAACGGCCGGGTGTTCCGCGAGTGGGTCTCAGTGACCACGGTCGACGAGGACCGGTGGCGCGAACTGCTCGCCGACGCCAAGGCCTTCGTCAACGCGTAGCCGGCGCGGCGGGCACGGACTCAGAACGTCGACCGTGACGCGCGAGTAGTAGGGTTCGACATCCCACGCCGGCGCGGCGCTGGGGTCTTCCGACGCGGCCACTGAGCAGCAGAAAGCACCGAGGCAAGGTCATGCAGACGCAGCGTCCCCGGGTGTTCTCCGGGGTCCAACCGACGGGCAAGCTCCACATCGGCAACTACGTCGGGGCGCTGTCGCTGTGGGCGGAGAACCAGGACCAGTACGACAACGTGTTCTGCGTCGTCGACCTGCACGCGGTGACCATTCCGGAGGTCGTCGACCCAGCGGTGCTGCGCGCGAAGACCCGTGAGAGCGCGGCCCTGTACGTCGCTGCGGGCATCGACCCGGAGCGCTCGACGATCTTCGTGCAGTCCCACGTGAAGGCCCATGCCGAGTTGGCGTGGATCCTCACCTGCGTCACTCCGGTCGGCTGGCTCGAGCGCATGACGCAGTACAAGGTCAAGTCGGCGCAGCAGGAGTCTGTCGGCGCCGGCCTGCTGAGCTACCCGGTGCTGCAGGCCGCGGACATCCTCCTGTACGACGCCGACCTCGTACCCGTCGGTGAAGACCAGCGCCAGCACATCGAGCTGACCCGCGACATCGCAGCGCGGTTCCACCACATGTTCGGCGACGTGTTCGTGCTCCCCGAGGCGCTGGTGCGCGCCAGCGGCGCACGCATCATGGGACTGGACGACCCGACCGCAAAGATGTCGAAGTCGATCGGCCAGGCCAAGGTCGGTCACGCCATCGGGCTGACCGATCCGCCGAACGTGATCCGCAAGGCGATCATGCGGGCCGAGACCGATTCGGGCAACGACACGCGGTTCGAGACGGCCGGACCAGGCGTGCTGAACCTGTTGACGATGTACGAGGCACTGTCGGGGCAGCCCCGCGACAAGA
This genomic interval carries:
- a CDS encoding dimethylsulfonioproprionate lyase family protein, giving the protein MPSWGRTTTLGRTVEGTHPLQTLAAKVAQHLRDQGFDDATDPHLIGCVADDLTDASTASLPRQRRPGGPVRALQYAPMVFTQPPSNGIADLHAFAVRCFAEVHWTEFYGEDDWSRPFLSLFSCAEGIGPEGRLAHDSLIVGLYLYGPCMRYPAHAHPADEVYVVLAGRQAFQVGADASFVAHDPGAVVVLPSDTSHAIRTEGGPVFGVFVRRGDIGGHSWYRTDMTDPASPKRFPTIAG
- a CDS encoding MmcQ/YjbR family DNA-binding protein, translating into MADAVDDGEALFWDLAEELYGDPAVTRGTMMGHPCLRVDGAFFATLRRETGDLVVKLPRDRVAAMVEEGSGAPFAPNGRVFREWVSVTTVDEDRWRELLADAKAFVNA
- the trpS gene encoding tryptophan--tRNA ligase, with protein sequence MQTQRPRVFSGVQPTGKLHIGNYVGALSLWAENQDQYDNVFCVVDLHAVTIPEVVDPAVLRAKTRESAALYVAAGIDPERSTIFVQSHVKAHAELAWILTCVTPVGWLERMTQYKVKSAQQESVGAGLLSYPVLQAADILLYDADLVPVGEDQRQHIELTRDIAARFHHMFGDVFVLPEALVRASGARIMGLDDPTAKMSKSIGQAKVGHAIGLTDPPNVIRKAIMRAETDSGNDTRFETAGPGVLNLLTMYEALSGQPRDKIEAAFDGEGYGHLKRTVADLVLSTLEPMQQRYHELMDDPAELERMLAAGADRARPRAEATLARAKEATGIG